The Chryseolinea soli genome contains a region encoding:
- a CDS encoding plastocyanin/azurin family copper-binding protein, whose protein sequence is MKIFAGLFFLVFLVFDGNAQATRPQAEADYYALKTISIPENVKLEVGGLAVLPDGRVAVSTRRGEIWMIENPYEGEPRYSRFASGMHETLGLNYRDGAFYCTQRGELTRITDTDNDGRADLFETLYKFDLSGNYHEYAYGPLFDKNGDMYVTLNVAWIGYGEGLAKWHGWLLKIKKDGTMEPIATGLRSPAGIMVNSSNDIFYAENQGDWVGSGRVTHLEKGDFAGNAGGLRWTKEPESPVKLTREDLAKVDNGQPMFEAAKVIKELKLPAVWFPHTLMGISTADILEDTTQGAFGPFAGQYFVSDQGHSKIMRMTLEKVNGKYQGACYPFREGFASGLIRLRFGLDGSVFGGMTSRGWSSTGPELYALQRLVWTGKVPFEIKTVQARPDGFELEFTSPVNKTVAKDPAHYEFNGFTYHYHHQYGSEIINSEKCTLKGIIVSDDGKKVRVVLDNLREGYIHEVKLTDFTGENGLPLLHNTAYYTLNAIPSGEKVTLTESQMVHAHHAMAMPEKTPAASPAKTATTPAKATAKRQLKMPADWKQPDQVIAIGTKPGLKFDITELQAKAGSKIKLVFSNNDDMTHNLVLVEPGAAKEVGDQAFNLGLKGSQMNYIPNSAKVLFHTNLIQPGTSETIYFTVPSKPGVYTYLCTYPGHAMIMQGTLRVTK, encoded by the coding sequence ATGAAAATATTCGCAGGCTTATTCTTTTTGGTGTTTCTCGTTTTCGACGGCAACGCCCAAGCCACACGCCCGCAAGCCGAAGCAGACTATTACGCGCTGAAGACCATCTCCATTCCCGAAAATGTGAAATTGGAAGTTGGCGGTCTGGCCGTATTGCCCGATGGCCGCGTGGCCGTGAGCACACGGCGCGGTGAGATCTGGATGATCGAAAATCCGTACGAGGGCGAACCTCGCTATTCGCGTTTTGCCTCGGGCATGCACGAAACCTTAGGATTGAATTACCGCGACGGCGCATTCTACTGCACCCAACGCGGGGAACTCACCCGCATCACCGACACCGACAATGATGGCCGCGCCGATCTGTTTGAGACGCTCTACAAATTCGACCTCAGCGGCAACTATCACGAATATGCCTATGGCCCCCTGTTCGACAAAAACGGAGACATGTATGTCACCCTCAACGTGGCCTGGATCGGCTATGGTGAAGGACTGGCCAAATGGCACGGATGGTTATTGAAAATCAAGAAAGACGGCACCATGGAACCCATCGCCACCGGTCTCCGCTCGCCTGCCGGCATCATGGTCAATTCTTCCAACGATATTTTCTATGCCGAAAATCAAGGCGACTGGGTTGGATCCGGCCGCGTGACCCACCTGGAGAAAGGCGACTTCGCTGGAAACGCCGGAGGCTTGCGCTGGACAAAAGAACCTGAATCGCCCGTGAAGCTTACCCGCGAGGACCTGGCCAAAGTGGATAACGGTCAGCCCATGTTCGAGGCGGCCAAAGTGATCAAGGAACTGAAGCTGCCGGCAGTGTGGTTTCCTCACACGCTGATGGGAATTTCCACGGCCGACATCCTCGAAGACACGACCCAAGGCGCATTCGGTCCTTTTGCAGGACAGTATTTTGTGAGTGACCAAGGCCATTCCAAGATCATGCGCATGACGCTGGAAAAAGTGAATGGTAAATATCAAGGTGCCTGCTATCCCTTCCGCGAGGGTTTTGCATCAGGGCTCATCCGTCTCCGCTTTGGGCTGGATGGTTCTGTTTTTGGGGGGATGACCAGTCGTGGCTGGAGCAGCACGGGTCCCGAGCTCTACGCCCTGCAACGCCTGGTCTGGACGGGAAAAGTGCCGTTCGAAATAAAAACGGTGCAAGCGCGTCCCGATGGCTTTGAATTAGAATTCACATCGCCCGTGAACAAGACGGTGGCGAAAGATCCGGCACACTATGAATTCAATGGATTTACGTATCACTACCATCACCAATACGGCAGTGAGATCATCAACAGCGAAAAATGCACACTAAAAGGCATCATTGTATCCGACGATGGAAAGAAGGTGCGCGTTGTGCTCGACAATCTTCGCGAGGGCTACATCCATGAGGTGAAACTGACCGACTTCACCGGCGAAAACGGACTGCCCCTGTTACACAATACGGCGTACTATACATTGAATGCTATTCCGTCGGGCGAAAAAGTTACGCTCACCGAAAGCCAGATGGTGCATGCGCACCACGCCATGGCTATGCCTGAAAAGACTCCGGCTGCCTCGCCTGCCAAAACTGCTACTACACCCGCCAAAGCCACGGCCAAACGCCAGTTGAAGATGCCGGCGGATTGGAAACAGCCGGACCAGGTGATTGCCATCGGTACGAAGCCGGGATTGAAATTCGATATTACGGAGTTGCAGGCGAAGGCGGGTAGTAAGATAAAGCTCGTGTTTAGCAACAACGACGATATGACCCATAACCTGGTGCTTGTGGAGCCGGGGGCGGCGAAGGAAGTGGGTGATCAGGCGTTCAACCTGGGGTTGAAGGGGTCGCAGATGAATTATATTCCTAACTCGGCGAAGGTGTTGTTTCACACCAACCTGATTCAGCCGGGGACCTCGGAGACGATTTATTTTACGGTGCCGTCGAAGCCTGGGGTGTACACCTATCTGTGTACTTATCCCGGGCATGCTATGATTATGCAGGGAACTTTGCGGGTGACGAAGTAA
- a CDS encoding tetratricopeptide repeat protein produces the protein MSSSRIDQLEQFYQEDPTDPFNLYALALEQQKLDGNKAIELFTRLIKEHPEYIPTYYHLGRAYQDLGNRDQALKIFMAGIEQARRHSDLKALRELHAAHQDLLFDIE, from the coding sequence ATGTCGTCTTCGCGCATCGACCAACTTGAACAGTTCTACCAGGAAGATCCGACCGATCCCTTCAATCTTTATGCGCTCGCACTGGAACAGCAAAAGCTCGACGGCAACAAGGCCATTGAATTGTTTACCCGCCTCATCAAAGAGCATCCGGAGTACATCCCGACCTATTATCATTTGGGAAGGGCCTACCAGGATCTGGGAAACCGCGACCAGGCGTTGAAAATTTTTATGGCCGGCATCGAGCAAGCCCGGCGTCACAGCGACCTGAAAGCGCTTCGCGAGTTGCACGCGGCGCACCAGGATCTACTTTTCGATATCGAGTAA